A stretch of DNA from Microlunatus capsulatus:
ACCGCGCACCGAGCGGTCGGCGGGGCCTGCGCCCTGCAGCACTGGAGCGGGGACTGGCTGGCGCTCGTCCTCCCCGTCTGGCTGCGGACCGGTGCCCTGCTCGACCTCTCCGCCGACCGCTGGTGGGTGTGGTGGGACGCGCGCGGGATGCCCGCCGGCCTCGCCCTCGACGCGGCCGTGGCCGCGGTCGCCCCCGCCCCCGCCGACGTCGCCGTGGCCGTCGTGGCGGCCGCCCGGCCGGTCGTCGACGCCGTCTCCGCCGCCACCCGGATCACCCCGAAGCTGGCCTGGGGCTCGGTGGCCACGTCCTGCGCCGGCGTCCTCGCCACCGTCCACCGCAGCCTGGCGCCGCCGCGGCGGGCCGCGTTCGCCGACCTCGCGGAGGCGGTGCTCGACGCCCCGGCCTGGCCGCACCGGCCGCTGCTGAGCCCCGTCCTCGTGGAGGCCGACGACGGCCTGCGGCTGGCCCACCGCCGGCACACCTGCTGCCTGATCCGGCTCGGCGGCTCGCGGGCCTGCGCCTCGTGCCGCGACCTGCCCGCCGACGAGCGCGACCGCCGCACCACCGCCGCCGTCCGGCGCCTCGACCCCGGTCCCGAGACCCCGCTGTGGCCCGGCCTGACCGCCGCCGGACCCGTGTCCGGCCGCCGGCCGTGACCCCGCCGACCCCGGCTGCACCGCCGTCCCCCTCCCCGCCGAGCCCGCACCGACCCAGCCCCAGGAGCACACCGTGACGTCCCGACCCCCGGCCCCCCGACCCCTCGCCGCCCGCCGGGCCCGGCGCCGGCCCGCCCCGGCCGCCGTCGGGCTGCTGGCGCTGGTCCTCGTCGCCTGCGCCCCCGCCGGGTCGCCGCCCGAGCCCGCCGGCAGCGCCACCGGCCCCGCCGGGACGGTGACGGTCGACAACTGCGGCGCGCCGGCGACGTTCCCGTCGCCGGCCCGGCGGATGTTCGTCAACGACAGCAACCTGACGGCCCTGAGCCTGGCCGTCGGGGCCGCCGACCAGATCGCCGCCGTCACCAGCCTCGAGGACGACGTCGACGTGCTGACCCGCAAGTACGGCGACGTCGTCTCCCGGCTCCCGCTGGTCTCTGCCGAGTACCCGACGATGGAGAACGTCGTCGCCGCGCGGGCCGACGTCGTCGTCGCCGGCTGGAACTACGGCTACAGCGACTCCACCAACCTGACGCCGCAGACCCTCGCCGAGCGGGGGGTGGCGGGCTACGTGCTGAGCGAGAGCTGCCGGCGGCCCGACGGCACCCGCGGCACGATGGACCCCTGGGAGGCGGTCCGCGCCGACCTGCGCAATATCGGCGCGATCACCGGGCACCCGG
This window harbors:
- a CDS encoding IucA/IucC family C-terminal-domain containing protein, translated to MPAPTLPAVDPVLDALARDPVRPPLHRPHPRADPVDRPWRTFADLADVPAWADVADRYARAVGTAHRAVGGACALQHWSGDWLALVLPVWLRTGALLDLSADRWWVWWDARGMPAGLALDAAVAAVAPAPADVAVAVVAAARPVVDAVSAATRITPKLAWGSVATSCAGVLATVHRSLAPPRRAAFADLAEAVLDAPAWPHRPLLSPVLVEADDGLRLAHRRHTCCLIRLGGSRACASCRDLPADERDRRTTAAVRRLDPGPETPLWPGLTAAGPVSGRRP
- a CDS encoding ABC transporter substrate-binding protein, encoding MLALVLVACAPAGSPPEPAGSATGPAGTVTVDNCGAPATFPSPARRMFVNDSNLTALSLAVGAADQIAAVTSLEDDVDVLTRKYGDVVSRLPLVSAEYPTMENVVAARADVVVAGWNYGYSDSTNLTPQTLAERGVAGYVLSESCRRPDGTRGTMDPWEAVRADLRNIGAITGHPGTAADVVADTDRRLDALRAAPQPAEKPVVFVFDSGTDAIFSSGAFGGPQAVIEAAGGTNALADVEDTWTEVPWERLATARPDYIVFVDYPGQTVAEKERVLATHPASRDLPAVREKRYLSLPYALWTSGPLNIDAAEHLRHGLEQAGLVPPSAVRPALDLG